Genomic segment of Dactylococcopsis salina PCC 8305:
ATAGATACTTTTGATTTCCAACTCCTGAAACTGCTGAATCAGGGAAACAAAAGCAACGGCTTCCTCCCAAAGCACGCCCAACCGTGACATTCCAGTATCTAACTTGAGATGAACGGGCAAAGTTTTTCCCGTTTTTCGTAAAGTTTCCGCGAACACCTGCGCTTGTTGGGGGGAACATAACGTCGCTTCTAAATCCCACCGCGAGAAGGCTTCGATTTCTTCAATTGTATTAATCGCCCCTAACACGAGAATCGGCGCATCAATATCAGCTAAACGTAAATCAATCCCTTCTTGTAAGGTGGCTACGGCTAACGCCTCCCCTCCCGCGTCTAAAACGGTTTTGGCAACTGTTACCGCACCGTGACCATAAGCATCCGCTTTTACCACTGCCATTAGGCTGGTTTTGGGGGATAATAATTGTTTGATGGTTTTGACATTCTGGTAGAGGGCAGCTTGATTAATTTCTACCCAAGCTCGATCGGTGTTTAAAAAAGCTGACGAAGAGGCGATCTCAACTTTTGCCGTTAGACGATTCCCACTTAATACCACAATTCACTCCTCACTCACATTGAAACAGAATTTTATCACCTCATTTTAATCAAGGAGTGACTGATTTTAACCCCCACTCACTGGCGGAATTAAAACCACCTCATCCCCATCCTTTAAAGTCGTTTCTGGGGGAACAAAACTTAAATTCACCCCAAAACGAGTAATTTCTCGCCACTGTTCCAGTTGAGGATGTTCACTAATAATTTGGTCTAACACGGCTTTAACTGGCGTTTGGGGAGGAAATTGTTGCTGGATTTCTTCCACCCCATAAGCCTCTTGATAAGCGGCAAACAGTTTAACCGTAACTGTAATTTGATTTGACATAATATAGCAATCCTAGATGAGTTACGAGAAAATTTTGCCCCCTAACCCCCAATTCTGGGGGAACTTAGTTAATCGGTTTCTCACAAATGAAACCAGATTGCTATATGTGCTACGGAGACAGTTTTGCTTTTTTGGCGCGAGTTTCCAAATACCATTCTGCTAGTTGTGGTGTCCATGCTTGGAAATGTCCAAATAACAGTTCGCTGAATTTTTGCGCTTCTAGTTGAGCATCTTTTTTCCAGCGTAAATCAAGAAGGTGCATCAGCGATCGCGCATTACAACTCATCACAAAATGCTGACGGGTATCAAACGGAATAATCCCTCTGGCGTGTTCTTCTGCGAGTCCTTCATCAATCCGTTTTTGATAACGTTTTGATGCCTCAATACACCATTCTAAATCTGCCTGACGTTGTTCTTCTGAGTAAAAATAACGTTTGCCTTGTCGGTTTGTGTATTCACCTACGGGGCGTAAATAGAAGACTTCTTCTGCATCTCTTTTCCCTTCTGCGACATCAAGAATTCTCTTTCCTGTATAACGGAAAGAATTGTGAACAACGATGCCATTAGCAACAAAATTATGCCAAGGTTCGGCAACTTCTAAATCATAAGTTGTTTGTAAACCTAAATATTCTACCTTAGCAACTTTAACAGGATGGGCTTTTAGTTTTCGTCCTGGACTCTTAGGTTTAGAGTTCCAGTTCGATGGCTCTAAAATGGGTTGAAATTCATTAGCAAGATCAGCTTCTAGGTGATGATGATGAATGTACTCATGACAGTCTTTACATAGTGAAACTAAATTGTCAAAATCATAAGCCAATGATTCATCTGCAAAGACAGGAACAAGGTGATGAGCGTGAAGCACTCCTCCTCGACTACCACATCGTTGACAAATGTAATCAAATTTTTCATGAACTTGAGGGGCGACTTGTCTTGTCCAAGCACCGATTAATTCACGTTCATCAGAAGTACCTCCCTTCCAGAAATTTGATTCTGAACCCCGTTTCGTAAAGCGACGAGAGTTTTGTCTTCTAATTTGACGACTTTCTTCTGATAAATTCAGGCAGTATCCTGTCTTACCTTTATTCCAAGGAATTCTACATCCTGTGAGTCGCTTATTTAAGGATAATCCATAATAATAAACCCATTTTTTAATGGCTTCTATAGAGCATCCTGCTAAGTCTGCCATTTCATTAACATGGAGTCCTTGATCAAGTTTTTCTTGCAACCAAAATTGATCACGATAGATAGCACTTTCAGAATAATTCCAAGGTTTTTCACCTTGTTTAAATTTAGTATCTTTGCTATTTAATTTAAGACCGTGTCTTTTTGACCACTCTCTAATCGTTGTTAAAGAACACTGAGAGATTTCAGCCATCTCTTGTGGAGATTTTCCCTGTTCAATCTGTTCTTTTAGCCAAATTTTATCTCGATAAAGACCATTACCAGCCACAGTATTTCCGTTACATAAAAGCCAACAATCTTTTCGGGTATCAACTACTTGTCTGCTTGAATCTAAAACTAAATCGACTGCTTCCCCCATTCGTTGCCAACCTTCACTTGTTAAAAGTTTATGGTTAGTGGTGCAATCTAATGTTTTTCCATCTTCTAGCGTTAGGCGATAAACAGGTTGAATTCCGCTACAAACTACATCTTGAAGATGACTCATTTCAAATTGTCCAGTCTCTTCATTTAATACACGCAAGGACATTTTTTCAAGGCGTTTCTTACAGTCACGACGGTAAGTTCCTGGTGATTCATTATTTCTGCCACGAATCTTACGTTCTCGAACTGCTTTCTCTCCGTTTGTCCATAAATCATATAATTCAGAGATTTTGACTTTTTTGAGACTACCAGAGGCTTTAACGAAAGTGACTTCAGTATCCCCTGCAAGACACTGTACATCAAATGAAATTCCCACTCTGTGAGTCCGAATTTGCTGCATCATTGAATGAGGAAAAAAGCCCACATTAAACGTGATTTGTGGATGTTCTAAGGGCCCGTAATGCCCCCTTTCTCCTGCTAATAAAAACTTGATGACATTTTCCCCTGCTTGGGTTTCATCGGGAGCGCGATCGCGCTTATCCCAAACAAAATCCTCTGCATAATCTTGGTGCATTGCTAACCAAATCACTTGCTGGGGATTGGGTGTTGCTTTGATGACTTCGATTCTAAATTTATCCATAATTTCATTCCTTTAAATCTTAGCTAAAGTGACGCGATCGGGCTGTTCTTGATATTTGCCTTTTCTTTGTTCATAACTAACTGAACAAGGATCGCCTTCTAAAAACATTAATTGTACAATGCCTTCATTAGCATATAACTTACAATCAGCACTAGAAGAATTAGAAAATTCCAGAGTCAAATAACCTCGCCAGGAGTTCCCCGTCCAACTTGCGCGTCCATTTCTTCTGCTTAAAAAGATATGATTGGGAACGGTAACATCATAAACCATTCCAGCGTAAGGAACTTTTTTCATATTCTTAGGTAAGAGTTTATTTGGAGTAACACGAGATTTGCAAACACGAGCTTTATATTGAGTTGATATAGTTTCCGTCAGCGCACTCCATTCGGTTTTTTCCCATTGAGTACAATGATATCCAGCTTTAAGACAAATTTCCTGAAAGTCAGAAACTAATCTATAGGATGATGAACCGTAGGTTTGGCTGTCTAAATTACCATCAGAATGAAGCATTCCTTCAATCAGATATTCTAAAAGTGACGGCGGAAGTTGTTTCAGTTTCGTCGGAATATATTTATTTTTTGCTCCAGCTAAGGGTGATAAATATTGACAGAGTTCTTTATTATTAAAAGCAAAACCATAAGCACTTTCATAATAGTTAATTCCCATCCGTTCTAACAAGCTACGAAAGTAATCTCGTTTGACTTTTTTACTAACCACCGCCAATTTTATCACATAGTTATTCCCCTTTTGAATGTAGGCGCTACCGTCTCCCATCCAACAACCGATAAAGGTTAAATAATCTTCTACGCGAAAACAATATTTTCCACAGTGAACAAAATTTCCTAAAGTATTGATTCCTTCCCAATTTACTTTTCGGTTTAAATAATAATTCCACTGACCAAAAATATCTTTTGCCTCTTGAAATTGAAACTCAAAATAATCTTTTCTTTCCCGTTTGATTCCTCGCTCTTTTGTACTTCTTCCTTGACCATTAGCCTCAACCCGACGGGTTCTTTTTGCCGTCCACATTCGATGTTGTGGTGTTACTAATTGATCAATACTTCGACTAGCAAAATGTAGCAAATCTCCATTATAATAATAGCTTTGCTTTTCTTGTACTGGTTTATATTCTGCTTGGTTTGTTTCAGGATTGAGAGTTAATATCTCTTCCCCGATTAAAACATCTTTTAATAATTTCCATCCTGTTTTAGCAAGGACTTCTGTATCGTCAGACATACAAGCCTCAGCAGGAGTAATATTGGCGATAACTCCTATCCTTGCATAAGTTGATTTTCCAATACAAATCACGGTGATATTATCAGGAATTTCTAATCGTTCTAAAGCAACTCCTAACCCATAAGAATGGGCTGGTAAAATGAAATAACTTCCCGTTTCATCGGTACAAAGTTCTGTTCCTTCTAAATTATTAGGATTAAAGTTTTTCGGGTCAACAATGGTTCCTGGAATGTGACGAAATATCCGAAACTCGTTGGGCGATAATCGAATATCATAGCCAAAACTACTCAAGCCATAGGAAATAACAGGAAGGTCATTCTCTAGTTTGCGAACTTGTTGCGGTTCAAAGGGAGAAATCATCCCTTGATTGGCTTTTTCTTTAATCCATTCATCGTTTTTTAACATGATTTTTGAGGTTAATTATTAATTATTGGTCACTGATTAATTTGGGGTGTCGTGACCGCTACCCATTACAGTAATCAGTGACCAGTGACCAGTAATCAGTGAATTAATAATCGATCAATCTTTCACTTTTACTTACTAAATTAAGTTTGAGAACGACTGGTAACTGGTAACTGATTGACGTTGGGTTTTGTGACCTCCACCCAACCTACATCTACTGATTGATGTTGGGTTTTGTGACCTCCACCCAACCTACATTTTTGTCCTTTGTCCTTTGTCATTTGTCCTTCGTGATTTCTAAGAGATAACTAATGACCAATGACCAGTGACCAATGACAAATTTTGTTGGGTTTTGTGACCTCCACCCAACCGACATCTACTGATTGATGTTGGGTTTCGTGACCTCCACCCAACCGACATCTACTGATTGATGTTGGGTTTCGTGACCTCCACCCAACCTACATCTACATCTGATTTTACGGGAAATCGATTATAGCGCATCGATCGAGCTTGATCAAATCCGAACCAATTGATCGATAATAGAAACAGTAGAACATCAAGGAAAGACTCTTGGATTTACCGTCGTTTCTCTGGCTTTGGAAAATCGCAGCTTGGTCAATGGGGTTGTCAGTGACTGCTTATGGGATACTAGCAACCACAGGAATCGGAATGTCTTATCTCCGTGCGAAAAAATCTCCGCGTCCGCAATGGTTACGTCCCCTCCACTATACAATCGGAATCATCTTGGTGAGTCTTGTGATTTTGTTACTCTCCATTGGTCTTGTGGGGACAATTGGAGAATATGGTAGCTTAGGACATTCTCCCCATCTAATCGCAGGTTTAACAGTGGTGGGATTAGTTTTAATTTCGGCGGTAAGTGCGACAAGAATTAGTGCGAAACGTCCCTGGTGGAGACAGGTTCACGTGATTACAAATGCTATTTTATTCTTGGCTTTGGCTTTTGTGTCTTGGACGGGATGGGATGTGGTGCAAAAGTATTTAAATTAGAAGTTAGGGATTGATGAGAAGGCAAAAATGAGCAGTACAATTATTATCGGTGGTGGCCTTATTGGAAGGGCGATCGCGCTATCTCTACAACAAAAAGGCGAACAAGTGACAGTGATTAGTCGTAACCCAGTCGAAGCTGCTGGTTTCGCCGCCGGGGGGATGATCGCACCGCAAGCAGAAGCGATCGCGCCTAGTCCATTATTAGATTTAGCGCTTCGATCGCGCAACCTATACCCTGATTGGATTCAGCAGTTAGAAACACAAACGGGACTCGATACAGGTTACAATCCTTGTGGGATTCTTGCCCCAGTTTACGAAAAAACAGAACCCGTTTCTCCTCATGTTCAACCTGCGACTTGGTTGGAAAAATCTGATCTGGAATTCTATCAAGGAGGACTCGGTTTCGATGTCGTGGGGGCATGGTGGTATCCTGAAGATGGTCAGGTGGATAACCGCGCTTTAATGAAAACTCTCTTCGTCGCCGCCAAAGACGCTGGAGTTGAGTTTCGAGAAGGGGTGACAGTCAAAAGCATTCAACGACAAAACGATCGAGTAACAAAAATTAGAACCAGCGAAGGCGAATTAAAAGCAGACCATTATGTCCTCGCTACTGGTTCTTGGGTGAAAGAATTATTTCCCCTGGCGGTACGTCCCCTGAAAGGACAAATGATGTCTCTAGAAATGCCACAATCCCCTTACCCGATTCAACAAGTGTTATTTGGTCCGAATACCTATTTAGTCCCGCGTCAGGATGGTAGATTAATTGTTGGTGCAACAGTTGAGGATGTGGGATGGAAAGCAAATAATACTCCCACTGGGATTAAAACCCTGATCGATCGCGCAATGAGACTTTATCCTGATGTGGCTAACTGGTCAATTCAGGACACTTGGTGGGGATATCGTCCGACGACACCAGATGAATTACCGATTTTAGGACGATCGGACTGTGATAATCTATTTCTCGCCACTGGACATCATCGTCATGGCATTTTACTAGCACCGATTACCGCAGAACTCATCGCCACTTTCATCACCGAGGGAAAAGCTGATCCCTTACTGGATCATTTCCATCCCCAACGTTTCCATAGCAAAAATACTCGTCAGTGGTTTTCAACAACAATGAACGGCAAAAACGGACATTCTCAAATTAGTCAAATTTCCGAACCCACTTCACTCACCCCATCCCAACCAGAGGATGAACCATTGGTCATCGCAGGACGAACATTTCAATCCCGTTTACTTACGGGAACGGGTAAATATCCCAGTCCAGAAATTATGCGTCAGACAGTGGCGGCGAGTGGCAGTGAAATTGTTACCGTAGCGGTGCGTCGCGTCCAAAATAACGCCCCTGGACATGAAGGGTTGGGGTCAGCGTTAGATTGGGGTAAAATTTGGATGTTGCCCAATACAGCAGGGTGTCAAACGGCAGAAGATGCGATACGGGTGGCGAAGTTAGGACGGGAAATGGCGAAATTGTTGGGACAGGAGGAGAATAATTTTGTCAAGTTAGAAGTGATTCCCCAACCGAAACATTTACTTCCTGATCCCATTGGCACGTTAGAAGCCGCAGAAGCATTGGTGAAAGAAGGGTTTGCGGTGTTGCCTTATATTAATGCTGATCCGGTGTTGGCGAAACGTTTGGAAGAAGTGGGTTGTGCAACGGTAATGCCATTGGGATCGCCCATTGGTTCTGGACAGGGGATTAAAACTGAGGCAAATTTACGGATTATTATTGAGGAAGCAACGGTTCCAGTGGTAATTGATGCGGGAATTGGTAGCCCCAGTGAGGCGGCGTATGGTATGGAGTTAGGGGCGGATGCGTTGTTGATTAATAGCGCGATCGCGTTGGCAAAAAATCCAGTGGTGATGGGAAAAGCGATGGGAATGGCAACGATCGCGGGACGATTGGCTTATCTTGCGGGACGGATTCCAATTAAACAATATGCTAGTGCGAGTTCTCCCACCACTGGATTAGTCGGATCGGTGACCAGTGACCAGTGACCAGTGACCAGTGACCAGTCATTAAGAAACGAGTAGAGAGAAAAGAGAAAAATAGGCATTTAAACTCACTTCTAAATTCTCTCTTCTCACTTCTTGATTCCCAGTGACCAGTGACCAGTGACCAGTGACCAGTCATTAAGAAACGAGTAGAGAGAAAAGAGAAAAATAGGCATTTAAACTCACTTCTAAATTCTCTCTTCTCACTTCTTGATTCCCAGTGACCAGTGACCAGTGACCAGTGACCAGTGACCAATAACCAGTGACCAGTCATTAAGAAACGAGTAGAGAGAAAAGAGAAAAATAGGCATTTAAACTCACTTCTAAATTCTCTCTTCTCACTTCTTGATTCCCAGTGACCAATAACCAGTGACCAGTGACCAGTGACCAGTGACCAATAACCAGTGACCAATAACCAATAACCAATAACCAATAACGAACTATGGGAATTATTACTTGGGCAATTTTAGGACTCATTGCTGGTGCGATCGCGAAAGCAATTTATCCAGGGGAACAAAATACAGGCATTTTAGGAACAATGGCGTTAGGGATTCTCGGTTCTCTCGCTGGTGGTTGGATCGGGGAACAACTGCAAGAATTTTTAACCATCCCCAGTCCAGAAGTGGGGAGTTTCAGTTTATCAGGAATTATCACTGCGGTTTTGGGCGCGATCGCGATCATTTTTATCTGGGGATTATTGACCAAACCCAGCCGTTAATCTCTTGTAATGTTAGTGTCTCCTGAAAAAGTTCATGGATTGGTAAAGACCGTTATTTGTTATTTGTTATTCGTTATTTGGTAAGACTTGAGTGTGTTATTCAAAAAGTTAATAAATGTTCTGCAATGCGAGAGGATGCGTTATTGACTCCCATTCTACGTTTGCCATTGTCTGCGATTAATTGTAAGCGATCGGGGTCGCTAAATAACTCGCGAATTATTTCTACCACTTGCGAAGGCTTTTTCACCAGAATCACAGACGCACCGAGTAAGCGAGTTTGGGCTTCCGCAAACCTATAAGTATATTGCGGACCTTTTCCTGGGAAGGTAATCACGGGCTTTCCTAACCCCACAAATTGTTCTGTAGCTGTTCCCGCCATGGCGATCGCCAAATCGGAAGCAAGTAAACAACTATGATAGGCGCTTTGCGTCAGTAGTAATCGAGTCATTCCTTGATAGAACTCTAAACCCTTTTCATCCCTGACGGGTGTCGAAGGGGAAGTGGTGGTGTTGAGTTGCCATCCTCTGGCTTCTAATGGTTCACAAAAAGGATTTAAATCAAGACTAGGCGCGATCGGGGCAAAAAAACATAACTTCCGTTTGGTTTCACGGATGATGATGTTCTCCACCGCTTCCAAAATCAATTCCCAATTCCTTTCCGCTTCGGGAGAACGTGAACCTGGCAGTAATAACACTCGCAGCGATCGTTGTGTTTCCAATTCTTCCACGATCAGCGCTTCTGGAATCAAACCATCCATCATCGGATTCCCAAAATTATAGGCTTGAATGTGAAATTTCTGTAATATGTTGGTGGTCAATTCATCTCTGGGGAACACCCCTTGACAACGGCGATGTTTCAATAAACAACGTTCCCAAGGTAAATAAACCGATCCCAATTTCCTTTCCCAAACCGAGGTTTTGGGTAGCCAACCCACCTCATTCCGTAAATAATACTCTGATTTCGCAGTTCCCACAAAAGTGTAATTGGTCTGACTTAACCAGGCAAACAAAAGTGGCACAATATCACCAACAGCGAGAATCATTCCCCTTTCCTTTCCCCAGCGCCGTACTGCTTTCAGTTGTGCTAAAGTCAAAGCAATTAGTCCACCGCGCACATCTCGCCACAATTCTCGCGCATCCATGTAAATGAAGCCCCCAGATGGCATTTTCTTCGCTGGTGCAATGATGGGAATGCTCGATCGATGATACGCTGTTCCATCACCGACAATGGGAAGGGCTACCACCTCCAATTGTTGAGTTTTTTGACGCAATGCTTCAATGACACGCACAGCGATCACATCTTCACCATGACCATTGCTGAGACAGAGTAATTTCAATTTCCTTTGGTTTAAAGTAATACTTCCCTTTTAAATTTATCACCCTTCTACGGATTCGCCACCAATCACCACATCTTTAATGCGAAGACTGGGACCGCCACAACCGACAGGTAAGCCGCTTTGTCCGCCTTTGCCACAGCCACCAGACTCATCCCAGTAAAAATCATCTCCAATGGCTTCGATATTGGCGAGAGTCTTAAATACATTCCCAGAAAGAGTCACGTCTCGTACTGGTTCAGCGAGTTCACCATTGCGAATCATCCAGGCTTCTCCCGCAGAAAAGGTGAACATTTCCCCATTGGTCATCCCTCCTAACCAGTTTTTCGCATACACTCCCACAGGGATATTCTGAAACAAATCTTGGACAGGGGTTTCTCCTCGTTCAATCCAAGTGTTGGTCATGCGAACCAGTGGCGGATATTGATAGTCTAGACAACGAGCGTTTGCGGTGGGACGTTCTCCTAATTTTCCTGCCGTTTCACGGGAATGAAGTCGTCCCACTAAAAAACCATTTTCAATCAATTGAGTGGTGGTGGCTGGTGTTCCTTCATCATCCACTTGATAGCTTCCCCGATGTCCAGGTGGCGCGGCGCCATCGAAAATTTGTAGGTGATCAGGACCGAATTTTCGTCCCATTGTCATCACTTCCATTAAGTCTGGGTTTTCATAAATCATATCGGCTTCGGAAAGATGACCGAAGGCTTCATGGACAAATAAACCACTGAGAATCGGATCAATGACGACAGGATAAGTATCTCCTGTAATTGTCGGGAAACTGAGGGCGTTAATGGCTCTTGCGGCGGCGCTGAGGACTTGATTTTCGAGGTGGAGAAGGTCGTTCCAACCTTGACGGGAACCGGTGGTTTCCCTTCCCGTTTGAATGATTTCTCCGTCACGGGCGATCGCGCTGAATCTTGCTTCTAGATCAGTCCATGCTTGTTCGATAAGCGTGCCTTCTGACGTGGCGATCGTCACCCGTTGTGTCAGGTCGCCATAACTGACCGCCGTTGTGGTGATCCGAGGGTCATATTCTCGTAAAATGTTGTTGTAGTGGTCACACAGTGCCTTTTTATTGGCTAAGGGAATCGATCGCGGATCACCTGCGGGTAAAGGAAGCCTATAAACCCCTTCTAAGGGCAATACAGGGGCTAAACAAGTTTTTCCGATCCCCACCCGTCTCGCGGCGGCGATCGCGTCTTCTAGGCGTTCAGTGAGGGTGCTGAGACGATTAAAACTGGCAAACCCCCATCCCCCTCGATAACAGACTCGCACTTGTCCACCGATGGCAATTTCTTCGCTGAGGGTTTCGATGTTTTCCCCCCTTAATAGGATAGAGGTGCTTTCTGATTCTTCGACTCGAATCAGAATAAAATCCGCTCGATCGCGGTATTTTTGAATTAAGTCAGAGAGGAGAGAACGATAGTCTGTCATTGGTTATTGGTTATTGGTTATTGGTTATTTGTTATTTGTTATTTGTTATTTGTTATTGGTTATTGGTTATTTGTTATTGGTTATTGGTTATTTGTTATCGGGAATCACCGAAAAGAATTAGACAAGAGAAGTGAGGATGTGACAGGCGTAACAGGCGTGACAAGGTGTTTTTTCCTCCCCATCTCCCGACTCCCCTATGCGTGGGTTTCTGTCATGGTATAGCAATCCTAAATGAATCGTAAATTGTTTTTGCCCCCCAATCCTCACCTTCGCTCCGGCCCAAGTTTGGGGGGCTTCCATGAGTAAACTTTTTACAAATGAAATAGGACTGCTATACTAGGTATTAGTGAAAACGAATCCCTAAAAAGATATCGTAAATAAAGCCAAAGAAATCTTTTTTTCCTGCCAATAATCCTAACGATTGATAACAGTCTTTTTTGTCTAATAAAGGTTTCATTTGGTAGTAAGCTGGCTGATATTTATACCAAGGAATCGAGGGCCAAAGATGATGGACTAAATGATAATTTTGCCCACAGATTAACCAGTTCAGAATTTTACTGGGATAAACCCTCGCATTTTTCCATCGATCGCGCTCTTGAAACGGACGGTGAGGGAGATAATCAAAAAACAATCCTAATGTCCAACCGACCACTAAAGCTGGAGAAAACCAGTAATTTACCAAATAATCAAAAAAGCCATACTGAAAAGAATAATAAACAATTAACCCCACAATTAACCGACTAAAAAACCATTCTAAAAGCTCATAGTTTTTCCATAATTTGCGCTTAAAAAAGAACACTTCATGGTAAAAAAAGCGTGCTGGAATAAAAAATAGTGGCCCCCCCGTCGAAACAAAATGATCGGGGTCATTTTTCGGATCATTAACATGAGCATGATGTTGTAAATGAACGCGCGTAAACACGGGAAACACAAATCCTAACATCAAAGCCGTCCCATGTCCTAAAATCGTATTAATCACACGATTACGATGTCCAGCGCGGTGTGACGCATCATGGATTACTGTTCCAGCGAAGTGTAAACAAAGAACATTGATGACGAAGCATAGCCAACCCTCCCAATGCCACAGCCAGTAACCACAATGAGATAAAATAAACATTCCCCATGCCACAAGGAACATCCAGACATTCACATTCCAACCGCCATCGGGATCAATGTAATCCTTCGGCACTCTTAAGGATTGTTGGGTTTGCACCATATTTTCTTTTTCTCCTTCTAAACGTTGCTAAATTAAATATTATTTTTTTAGTAATCTAATGCTTCTATTTTCTCATAATTGATCCGATTTAAAGCCTCAACTGGTGGCACTAAAAAGATGTTCACGAGCGCGATTTTCTAGAAAGTTGGCAGCCTGGAGAATCTCACATAAACGATTTTCGCTTTCTAACAAACAAGTATGACCACTGTCGGGTAAGGTAATAATCTGAGCATTGGGGAAATAACTGGCTAAATACTCCGCTTCTTTCACCGAAGGTAAAATGCGATCGGACTCCGCAGCCAATAGCAACACAGGAACAGAAATAGCTTGTAATCGATCAGGATCAACTGAGAACTGTTCCAACAGAGATAAACGCCAACGAACGGTTTGCGGCGGAACTGATTTCATGGCATTTAACAAGGCGCGACGGTCTTTAGTATCTATGCGTCCCATCGCTGCCAGAAAGGGCAAAATTAGCACCGTAGAGGAGCGATAAATCGGTTCTGGCATCCAACCCGTTCCCACAGCCCCCCAAGCCAAATAAGGACGTTCTCGAAAGGAGGAAGCAGGGTTTACTAGAATCACCCGATTAAACAACTCAGGCGCTTTTTCTAAAACTTTTAATCCTAAACAACCGCCGAAGGATTCTCCACACAAATAAGTAGTTTTTTCAGACTTGTTTTCTTGTTCTTCTTTGACTAACTCAATGACTGCAGTAGCGAGTTCATCCCATCCCCGAAAGTCATTTTGAGGAATGGCAAGGGAACGAATATCAAAACATTGATCTAAAGTGTCGGTTTGGGTGTGAATCAGTTCTCCTGTGCCATCC
This window contains:
- a CDS encoding TldD/PmbA family protein gives rise to the protein MTDYRSLLSDLIQKYRDRADFILIRVEESESTSILLRGENIETLSEEIAIGGQVRVCYRGGWGFASFNRLSTLTERLEDAIAAARRVGIGKTCLAPVLPLEGVYRLPLPAGDPRSIPLANKKALCDHYNNILREYDPRITTTAVSYGDLTQRVTIATSEGTLIEQAWTDLEARFSAIARDGEIIQTGRETTGSRQGWNDLLHLENQVLSAAARAINALSFPTITGDTYPVVIDPILSGLFVHEAFGHLSEADMIYENPDLMEVMTMGRKFGPDHLQIFDGAAPPGHRGSYQVDDEGTPATTTQLIENGFLVGRLHSRETAGKLGERPTANARCLDYQYPPLVRMTNTWIERGETPVQDLFQNIPVGVYAKNWLGGMTNGEMFTFSAGEAWMIRNGELAEPVRDVTLSGNVFKTLANIEAIGDDFYWDESGGCGKGGQSGLPVGCGGPSLRIKDVVIGGESVEG
- a CDS encoding alpha/beta fold hydrolase is translated as MDKQQTQPHFLKPKSVHPNYPLFVFLPGMDGTGELIHTQTDTLDQCFDIRSLAIPQNDFRGWDELATAVIELVKEEQENKSEKTTYLCGESFGGCLGLKVLEKAPELFNRVILVNPASSFRERPYLAWGAVGTGWMPEPIYRSSTVLILPFLAAMGRIDTKDRRALLNAMKSVPPQTVRWRLSLLEQFSVDPDRLQAISVPVLLLAAESDRILPSVKEAEYLASYFPNAQIITLPDSGHTCLLESENRLCEILQAANFLENRAREHLFSATS
- the crtR gene encoding beta-carotene hydroxylase; translated protein: MVQTQQSLRVPKDYIDPDGGWNVNVWMFLVAWGMFILSHCGYWLWHWEGWLCFVINVLCLHFAGTVIHDASHRAGHRNRVINTILGHGTALMLGFVFPVFTRVHLQHHAHVNDPKNDPDHFVSTGGPLFFIPARFFYHEVFFFKRKLWKNYELLEWFFSRLIVGLIVYYSFQYGFFDYLVNYWFSPALVVGWTLGLFFDYLPHRPFQERDRWKNARVYPSKILNWLICGQNYHLVHHLWPSIPWYKYQPAYYQMKPLLDKKDCYQSLGLLAGKKDFFGFIYDIFLGIRFH